The segment GTAAAACAAATTTAGATGAATTTGCTATGGGCGGATCAAATGAAAACTCTGCTTTTGGACCTGTTAGAAATCCATGGGATTTAGAAAGAATCCCAGGTGGATCTAGTGGTGGTTCTGCAGCTGCAGTTGCTGCTAAAATTGTTCCCTTTGCATTAGGTTCTGATACTGGCGGTTCAGTGAGGCAACCAGCTTCATTTTGTGGAGTTGTAGGGTATAAACCTACATATGGAGCGATTTCTAGATATGGACTTTCAGCTTTTTCATCATCATTAGATCAAATAGGTGTTTTAGCAAACAATGTTGAAAATGCTGCTATTGCTGTAGAAGTTATGAGCGGAAAAGATGAAAATGATTCAACATCTTTAGATATAAAATGGGATTTAACTTCAAATTTAAAAAATAAACCAGATAATTTAAAAATAGCTGTCCCAAAAGAAGTATTTGAATTAGATGGTGTTGATGAAAAAGTGTTAAATAAATTCAATGAAATAATTGATACTTTAAAAAGCAATGGGGTTACTGTTGATGAAATAAATATCCCTCATTTAAAGTACGCAGTATCAATATATTATATTATTGCTCCTTCTGAAGCTAGTTCAAACCTTTCCAGATATGATGGTATGAGATATGGTTTGAGAAAAGAGTATGATTCATTAAAAGATACATATATGGAAACTAGAGATCAAGGATTAGGAATAGAAGTTAAAAGAAGAATATTTATGGGGGCTTTCACACTAAGTTCCGCATATTATGATGCATATTTTGCAAAGGCTTCTAAAATAAGAGCATTATTAAATAAAGATTTCGAAAATGCTTTTGAAAAATATGATGCTATATTGACTCCAACTGCACCTATTTTACCTCCAAAAATCGGAGAATTAAAAACACCTTTAGAAAATTATCTAATGGACTTATTTACAATTCCAGCAAATATGATTGGGTCTCCTGCAATTAGTATTCCAGCAGGATTAATTGATAATTTACCTTTTGGAATACATTTAGTTTCAAAACCTTTAGAAGATGCAAAAATGCTACAAATAGCCAAATATTTTGAAGAATTATTTGGAACACTTGAATTACCGGAGGTGCAATTATGAAATATAAGACAACAATTGGTCTTGAAATACATACACAACTATTAACAAAAACAAAAGCTTTTTGTTCATGTTCATCAAACGCTTTTGATAGTGATCCTAATACAAATATATGTCCAGTATGTACTGGACAACCAGGAGCATTACCAGTTTTTAATGAAGAAGCTCTAAATCTCGGTATTAAAGCAGCTATTGCATTAAATGCTAAAATAAATGAATTTTCTAGATTTGATAGAAAAAATTATTTTTATCCTGACTTACCAAAAGGATATCAAATAACTCAATACTTTTTTCCTTTAGCTAATAATGGATACATTGAAATAGATGGTAAAAAAATTAGAATTAACAGAATACATCTCGAGGAAGATTCTGGGAAAATGTTTCATGAAGGGGAAGATTTAGAAAATGCTTCTTTTAGTTTTGTTGATTATAATAGAAGTGGAATTCCATTAATAGAAATAGTTACAGAACCAGATATAGAATCACCTGAAGAAGCTAGAAAATTTATGGAAAAATTAAGAAATATATTAAGATATGCTGAAATATCTTCAGGAGACATGGAAAAAGGAGCTTTGAGATGCGATGCGAATATATCAATTACTGATATCGAAAAAAATATCAGTAGTAATAGAGTAGAGGTTAAAAATATTAATTCATTCAAATTTGTTGAAAAGGCATTAGAATACGAAAGAGATAGAATAATAAACGCTATGGAAAATGGAGAAAATATCCCTCAAGAAACTAGAGGTTGGAACTTTGCAACAAGATCAACTTTTTCTATGAGATCAAAAGAAGAGGAAGCTGATTATAGATATTTCCCTGAACCCGATATTCCTCCAATTTTAGTTACAAATGAAAAAATTGAAGAAATAAGAAAAACAATGCCAGAAATGATTGATGAAAAAGCCAAAAGATTTATAAAACAATATAATATTAAAGAATATGATGCTGATATATTGGCTTCGGATAAGGTATTAGCTGAATATTTTGAAAATGCTGCTAAAGTAGTTAAAAATCCTCAATTTGTAAGTAATTTAATTATTACCGATTTAATGAGAGAAATGAATAAAAATAATATAGAATTAAGCGATGTAAAGATTAAAGCTGAACATTATAAGGAGTTAGAAGAATTAATTGATACAGGAAAGATTTCAACAAAAATCGCTAAAGATATTTTTATCGAAATATTCCAAAATGGGAAAATGCCATCTGAAATTGTTAAAGAAAAAGGGTTAGAACAAATTGATGATGATTCTGTAATTGAAGAAATAGTAAAAAAGATTATTGAAAATAATCAGAAACAATATGAACAGTATAAGAACGGAAAAACCAAATTATTTGGATTCTTTGTAGGACAAGTAATGAAAGAAACAAAAGGTAAGGCTAATCCAGAAAAAGCTAATAAAATTGTTAAAAAATTACTTGATTCATAATAAAAAGCGGGGATCCCCGCTTTTTTATTTAATCTAATGATCTCATAGCTTCATTAGGCGATAGTTTCGATGCTGATTTTGAAGGAATATATATAAATATAGCTGAAATAATATAAAATATAAATGACATTAATAATAGTTTTAAATATGGAATTTGGAATATAGCTCCACTGTCTGCAAAAAGTCGTTTAAAAATTAAATAACTAGTAAATGTTCCAGAAGCTATGCCAATAAAAATACCTAGCAATATTATAATAGTTGCTTCGATAAAAAATGATAAAAATACCATATTTTTTGTAAACCCAATTGCTTTTAACATTCCAATTACTCTTCTTCTTTCATTAACTGCTTTCATCATAGTAATCGCAATACCTATAATTCCAACTATTAATCCAAAGTATAAGAAAGAGTTAAATATTGAAATCATTCCTTGAGATGCTTTTAATCCTAAATCCAATAAATCATCTGCAAAAATATAAAATTGATTTTTCTTTTTTAAATAGTCTTCAACCTGAGATTTATAATTTGGATTTATAGAAAAGAAATAACCATGAATTGCCAAGTCCTTATATTTATCCAAATAAGGATTTTCTATACTTAATACAGGCCCCATAGCTAAAGATTCACTTATTTTAGATGTAACAGCCACTATTTTATAGCTTATTGTCCCCACTGTAGTATCATCGCTATTTGGACCAAATGATTGTGATGGTATATATGCAATATATTCATTTCCTAGTTTAAAATCATAACCAAATTCTGGTTCTGTTAATCTTTCTGGCATAATTGCAAAATTAGGATTATTATATGATTTTAACCATATATCATTATCTGATAATCCTTTATATTCCTCTAAAGAATCTGATATTTTTATTTTATTTTTTTCAAAAAACTCTTTTGACCCAAAAACTAAACCATAGTCCTGCTTTTTTTCATCTAAAGCTCTTAAAAAATAAAATTCTCCAACTGTTTCTATTCCTTCTAAACTTTTTAATTCTTCTTTATCTAATTTTATTGGAAAAATATTTGATGGGATTTCTACTACAACACCATCAAATCCTGCAAAAAGTTGATCTCTTGCTCCTTTTAATTGTTGTTCTTGAGTATACGGTAATATTGTTAAAATTACTATAATAAATATAACCATTCCATATAATGTTATTATCCCACCTGTTCTTTTTCTATTTCTCATTGGATAGGAAAAAGATATTTTTAAAATAGGTACAAATTTACCTTTTAACTTAATAACATTAATAAGAAATATTTCTATATATTTCAAATTAAATGTAATTATCAAAATTGCTGATATTAAAATTAAAAAGCTTTTAACTCCTAATATAACCAAACTATCTATTTTTAATAGCATCGCTATAATAAATACTATTATTGCAAATGCATTTTCTATATAATATTTATATTTTTCAAACTTTGATTTTTTTCTTTCATCCTCTAATTCTTTTATTGCATTTACTATATTTAATTTTCCTATAGAATATGAATACCAAAAGGTTATTGTTAATGGCAATAAGATTCCTACTGCTAAACCTATTAATATTGAATTAATAGATATATAATAAGAGTCAATTAATGGTATTTCACCAATAATATTTTCAAATTTTGATAAACTTTTGAATAAAGAGGTAACTCTAGAAAATGTGAATCTAGATATTAAAATA is part of the Marinitoga sp. 38H-ov genome and harbors:
- the gatA gene encoding Asp-tRNA(Asn)/Glu-tRNA(Gln) amidotransferase subunit GatA, producing MKDFVFDIEKSKKINEKINAILEFKTIEGNKNGKYYNIPFLVKDNIQVLGTKNTCASKILENYNSTYTATAVQKLLDAGFTVVGKTNLDEFAMGGSNENSAFGPVRNPWDLERIPGGSSGGSAAAVAAKIVPFALGSDTGGSVRQPASFCGVVGYKPTYGAISRYGLSAFSSSLDQIGVLANNVENAAIAVEVMSGKDENDSTSLDIKWDLTSNLKNKPDNLKIAVPKEVFELDGVDEKVLNKFNEIIDTLKSNGVTVDEINIPHLKYAVSIYYIIAPSEASSNLSRYDGMRYGLRKEYDSLKDTYMETRDQGLGIEVKRRIFMGAFTLSSAYYDAYFAKASKIRALLNKDFENAFEKYDAILTPTAPILPPKIGELKTPLENYLMDLFTIPANMIGSPAISIPAGLIDNLPFGIHLVSKPLEDAKMLQIAKYFEELFGTLELPEVQL
- the gatB gene encoding Asp-tRNA(Asn)/Glu-tRNA(Gln) amidotransferase subunit GatB — protein: MKYKTTIGLEIHTQLLTKTKAFCSCSSNAFDSDPNTNICPVCTGQPGALPVFNEEALNLGIKAAIALNAKINEFSRFDRKNYFYPDLPKGYQITQYFFPLANNGYIEIDGKKIRINRIHLEEDSGKMFHEGEDLENASFSFVDYNRSGIPLIEIVTEPDIESPEEARKFMEKLRNILRYAEISSGDMEKGALRCDANISITDIEKNISSNRVEVKNINSFKFVEKALEYERDRIINAMENGENIPQETRGWNFATRSTFSMRSKEEEADYRYFPEPDIPPILVTNEKIEEIRKTMPEMIDEKAKRFIKQYNIKEYDADILASDKVLAEYFENAAKVVKNPQFVSNLIITDLMREMNKNNIELSDVKIKAEHYKELEELIDTGKISTKIAKDIFIEIFQNGKMPSEIVKEKGLEQIDDDSVIEEIVKKIIENNQKQYEQYKNGKTKLFGFFVGQVMKETKGKANPEKANKIVKKLLDS
- a CDS encoding ABC transporter permease gives rise to the protein MINWIIIFAVILIIAYIFIKASFKSYILKISFRNIFRIKRESFLMILGSMVGTAFIIGSLGMNDSFKNYVYKSVDLYFGEIDEVLNSKVSIDYDKIEPFIEELKEKDLIDGVLPIFFKLYPVTKKGNIRGLKISELSQASLVGMDYSLLSNFGQNKIEIPQELLNLKDNEAVITKRLAERLNVKEGDEIEIITGASPINILFPRRFKIVKIIESKGILNYRGLDANNGIGTVFITINAGKNITKIPSNNYYQILISNKGDYIKGNKLTETVKSIYEKINIDAEFIPVKDNQIKAVDRGGVSYVFLALSLFSIVSGGVLIVNMYSMLVGERKRELGVLRAIGFKKKDIRNVIFYESIFYTIFSIPFGIGTGILISRFTFSRVTSLFKSLSKFENIIGEIPLIDSYYISINSILIGLAVGILLPLTITFWYSYSIGKLNIVNAIKELEDERKKSKFEKYKYYIENAFAIIVFIIAMLLKIDSLVILGVKSFLILISAILIITFNLKYIEIFLINVIKLKGKFVPILKISFSYPMRNRKRTGGIITLYGMVIFIIVILTILPYTQEQQLKGARDQLFAGFDGVVVEIPSNIFPIKLDKEELKSLEGIETVGEFYFLRALDEKKQDYGLVFGSKEFFEKNKIKISDSLEEYKGLSDNDIWLKSYNNPNFAIMPERLTEPEFGYDFKLGNEYIAYIPSQSFGPNSDDTTVGTISYKIVAVTSKISESLAMGPVLSIENPYLDKYKDLAIHGYFFSINPNYKSQVEDYLKKKNQFYIFADDLLDLGLKASQGMISIFNSFLYFGLIVGIIGIAITMMKAVNERRRVIGMLKAIGFTKNMVFLSFFIEATIIILLGIFIGIASGTFTSYLIFKRLFADSGAIFQIPYLKLLLMSFIFYIISAIFIYIPSKSASKLSPNEAMRSLD